In Spinacia oleracea cultivar Varoflay chromosome 5, BTI_SOV_V1, whole genome shotgun sequence, a single window of DNA contains:
- the LOC130461779 gene encoding dynamin-related protein 4C-like, with product MAVCNKLMANLSTFTKTVDDPTKKDMCIKGIGVVEIGHLRKFKDILQPAFELKMRATAYWKIVLGRLVDFMALHLLLSIHNLVDEELESEVISELMGDPARGGGIERLLGESPAVARKREKLKGVLAAQGIQGCSGYNHGQNCYNY from the coding sequence ATGGCTGTCTGCAACAAGCTAATGGCTAATCTATCAACATTCACTAAAACTGTTGATGATCCGACGAAGAAGGATATGTGTATTAAAGGCATTGGGGTAGTGGAAATTGGGCATTTGAGAAAGTTCAAAGATATTTTGCAGCCAGCCTTTGAGTTGAAGATGAGGGCGACTGCTTATTGGAAGATCGTGCTAGGAAGATTAGTGGACTTTATGGCACTGCATTTGCTACTGAGTATTCATAATCTGGTGGACGAGGAGCTCGAAAGCGAGGTTATCAGTGAGCTAATGGGTGATCCTGCTCGTGGTGGCGGAATTGAGAGGTTACTGGGGGAGTCACCCGCTGTGGCGCGAAAAAGAGAGAAGCTCAAAGGAGTATTAGCTGCTCAAGGAATCCAAGGATGTTCTGGCTACAATCATGGACAGAATTGCTACAACTACTAG